The Vagococcus sp. CY52-2 DNA segment ACTTGTATACTTTACTACTTGTATACCGTTTATTTTTTTCGTTTGCATACCTTAGACGAAAAGTGTAGAATAAGGGTAATAAATAGACGAGGTGAATAATATGGCACAGATAGTAACTTGGGGAAATTTTAAAGGTGGCACAGGAAAAACGACCAATAGCACAATGGTTGCTAATGAATTAGCAAATAGGAGGTATCGTACTTTACTAGTCGATATGGACCCACAAGGTAACGCGACGAACTTATTTTTAAAGACGAAAAACTATTTAGATAATGAAGTGACTGTTTTTGATACTACTTTAATGGCTGCTATTCAAGCTGAAGATTTGAGCAAAGCTGTGATAAATATTAAAAACAATCTAGACTTATTAGCATCTAGCGCTGATTTTAGCTTGTTCCCACGCTTTATGGAAAGTGTAACTAACTATAATGAGAGAGTGATGTACTTCAGCTCTTTACTAGAGCCTTTAAAAGATAAATATGATTTTATATTAATCGACATACCACCAACAATTTCATTGATAACAGATTCAGCTCTGTATGCATCTGATTGGTGCGTTATCGTAATGCAAACTCACGAAAGAAGTTTACAGGGCGCCGAAGCATTTCTAAGATATATACAAAATGAAGTTATAGATACATTTCATGCGCCTACACTTGACGTTCTTGGAATATTACCAGTTTTGTTAAAGAATGGTGCTCCTGTTGATGTGTCTACTTTAGAAGCTGCTAAAGAAATTTTTGGGGAGTCTAATATATTTGAAACAACTATTAGAAATATGGAACGCTTAAAACGTTATGATTTAACTGGTATAACAAACGATGATATGCATGATAAAAAAGTCTTAAAAGTGTATAACAATGTGACCGAAGAATTTATCAATCGTTTGGAGGAATAAGATTATGAAGTTAGTGAAATCTAATAAAAATAAAAAGAAGATAGATAGAGGTCCGACGATTGAACCTGAAAAAAAGTTTACTATGGATCAATTACCTAAAAAAGAAGAAAATAATAACGATACTAAAAATTTAACTCCTACTTTTATTTACGAACCTAAACCAACTACATTAAAAATAGACACTAGATTAAGAGACCAGATAAACGCATTATCATTAATTGGCTATGGCGACACGCAAAAAGAAACAATAGAGTTGTTAATTAATAATATTATAGACTCTATGACCGTAGACGAAAAAAGAAAATTTGATTACCAATATCAAGTATTAGAAGATAAAACTATCAAGACGATTACCCACAAAAAATAATTTAAACGCCTTAGAATCGCTGTGTGTGCAGTGGTTTTAATATTAAAATACACAAAAAATAAGCCTAATCTCGATTAAGAGACTAGGCTTTTAAAATACTTATATTCACTTTCGATGTGTTGAATATTTCC contains these protein-coding regions:
- a CDS encoding ParA family protein, which codes for MAQIVTWGNFKGGTGKTTNSTMVANELANRRYRTLLVDMDPQGNATNLFLKTKNYLDNEVTVFDTTLMAAIQAEDLSKAVINIKNNLDLLASSADFSLFPRFMESVTNYNERVMYFSSLLEPLKDKYDFILIDIPPTISLITDSALYASDWCVIVMQTHERSLQGAEAFLRYIQNEVIDTFHAPTLDVLGILPVLLKNGAPVDVSTLEAAKEIFGESNIFETTIRNMERLKRYDLTGITNDDMHDKKVLKVYNNVTEEFINRLEE
- a CDS encoding DUF5388 domain-containing protein, with translation MKLVKSNKNKKKIDRGPTIEPEKKFTMDQLPKKEENNNDTKNLTPTFIYEPKPTTLKIDTRLRDQINALSLIGYGDTQKETIELLINNIIDSMTVDEKRKFDYQYQVLEDKTIKTITHKK